CATCTATTTTATCTAATCCTTTTCATGCGCCAAATGCTTTATCCCGGCTTATAAATACAGATTGCGATATTAGCGAAGTTTTATTCAGTCAGGTTCTAACGACAGAAGCTGTTTACAGGGCAGAAATGTATGAGTTTATGATTACAGACGATAATTCTGGAATTTCAGAAAACATCGTGAAAAACACTAATACTTTTTCTTTAAACGAATTGATTATGCCAATACAGTTAAATACTGCATATCGTATATCTGTAAGGGTTAAAATTGGTGAGTTGTGGGGACAATATGGAGAAATCTGCAAAATTAAAACTGTTAAATCTACAACTATTCAGGCATGTATTGATGAAGAACTTAACTTTACTATAAATGGAGTACACATTAATGATCCTATTCAAATAACAATGACTTACCCGACTGGAGTTACTGGGTTAAACAATGCTTCTATTCCGGCATATCCCTCTACAAGTATCCTTGTTGATATATCAAATCCATTAATGCCACAATATTCGTTTAATGCTCCTGATACATCTTTTACTTTAAATTATCATATCAAAGTCGGATGTGAGAACTTTTCACCCACAACTCAGAATATTTTGTATTCAATAAATCAGAACGGAATTGTAACAACAGATAGTTTTAGTGTGAATTTCCCTGTGATAGTTTTTGACCCCAACGCCAGTATTAACATTCAATACGGCAATGCACATCTGGGAACTGCATTTGAAAGGACTTTTCATTACAAAAATACTTCTTCCTACGGAATATTTTCTGGTGTTATTGAGTTCAGAGATACGATTCAGATACCTTCATCACAAACTGTAATTCGTGTAGATTCTGTGTGGGTTATTGCTCCTACTTCCGGGACAATAGATATTTTGAAAACTGAAATAACAGATTCGACTGTAATTCACAGGGTAAAAGTAGATAATATAGATTTTCTTGATTCTATCGTATTTCACGAACTTGTATTCTTAGATGGATGTCCAAACAGCTATAATAATGTTACTTATTTTGATGCAAAATATGGTTGTGATTCGACAAAGTTATGTGTACAGATTAATGGCTCATATACCAAAGCCAATTTTGACCCTAATGACAAACCTGCATTAAGCTATGTAATTTTAACACCGGGTTACCAAACATGCTGGTCAGATTCTTTAGAAAGAGTCATGAGAATTGTAAATACAGGAGGTGGCAGCGCTCCGTCCGTTTATATTGGAATAATTAACGGAAACTCACTTTCACTGAATATTACTGACCACCCATTATATGATTTTGAGGTTTATAAAATAGTTAGTGGAAATGAAATTCCGATTCCATTTATAGCAACTACACCTCTATTTAGCAATAATCAGGCAATCTTAACAACTGACACTTTATTCCCGAACGATACTATTTATCTTAGGTATTATGAAAAAATAAATTGTATAGATTCATCCAATTATAATACTTATTTTAATCATGCAACACGAATGCACTGGGAGGGGTTCCCCTATATTGTATTAAATCATCCCTGTTACAGTACGCCATATAAGCATTATCCTGATGGGAATGGGTATTACAATGCAACTTGGAGAAGAAATTTTTCTTTAAATCAGGTTTTTAATAATCTCAATGGTACTATATCAGCTTGTGATTCTGCTTGGTTTGATGTCTCAAGTAATTCGCTGCAATTAGGAAATCAATGGGGTGGTTTTATTTTTGATGGGGATAGTGCAGAAATAGTTATTGAACTTGATTTGGAACCTGGATTAGGTCTTGTAGATTCCAGTTTATATATAAGTTCGGTTTATAATAATGTAGTATCTAATCTTTATGCTGATTCTTTTGAGTTCCTACCCGGACCAAATAATTTTGCAGGAGGAAATAAAATAATTGCAAGATTTAGTATTCCTGATACATTGTATTCAGAATATTTAGGACACAATCATGGTTTTATTGACAAACCAGAAATTCCTGATTTCAACAACTTTTTTAATGATTTTAAAGTCAACTTTCATTTGTATTCAGATTGTAACTTTGCTACAAACACACCTACTACAATCACTGAAAAAGTATTTTTCAATCCTAATAAGAACTGTACAAATCAATGTATGATTCCTTTATCAAAAGTTGAAGATGATATTTTTATATTATGTCCGGGTTGTTTATTACCCGGCTGGAATATTGGTGAATTTGATATTAAAAGAACAAACTTCGGAAGTGAAGATACAAATAATAACAATTATCCTGATAGTTATCCTTTACAGCCTGTTGACCCAAATATTGCACAGAATCAACATATTATTTTAGGAGATACCATAAATTGTCATTTACATGCCGTTGTTTCTGATGGGACTGCAAATCTTGCACATTTTGATTGTACTTTAAGCATTGCAGATTCAACTGATACTTTGATTTTTAATTTTGCAAATATTGGATTTCCTTTTACTAATGCACAGGCTGTGTTTAAAGGAGATATATTGGATAAATTGAGTTTTATCGGAGGTGACGGAACTTTTAATGATGCTGATAACGGTTTATTTAGCTTTATTATACCTGCTTTATCTAATACTATTGTACAAAGTGGTGCATTTGCTCTTGATATTGGTATTCCGGCTATGCAAAGTTATGGTGTTCCGAATACAGTAGATAGTATAAATGCTGGTGATGTTTTTGATTTGAATATTAAATTCAGGGTGGTTCAGAATTTAGTATTTTCAGGTGGATTAAATCCATTGTACAATATAAAAGGAATTGATGCTATGCTAAATATGTCGGGCATTCCTTATACTGGAATTGACATTATGCCAGATGCAGCAAATTACCTTGAACCGGATTTTCTTGCTATGACTCCACAGGAAAGATCAGAACTTAATTACTGGTGTACTGGAAATCAGGGAAATGTTGTTGCTATTGGAACAAATTTCTATTCAGCTACTGCTCCATTTGCTTGGGGTGAAGGGCATAAAGACAGCACCAATACAACCGTTGATATAACTAATTATAATCCATGTTACTATACTTTAGGGTATAATGCAAGAACTGATGTAGGAAGAACTTTATCCACATATAATTGGGAATACCAGACTCCAGCAACTCCTTTAGAATGGAATTCTTTCTCTTTTGAAATCCGAAATCTCTGGATGTTGGATTCACTTAAATTTTCATTTCCTGATATATTTGAAATAGACAGGATAGATATTAAAGCAACACAATTATGGGATATTGATACATCTCAAAATAATATTTTAACGAATTTTAATTGCTTTATGTTTTGGAATGTAGGAACATTTATAAGTAACGATGACTTATACAACTATGACCTATCAGGTTCAACTGATGCAATTATTACAGATAGTACATTAACTATTTTTCCTTCTGCTCATTTTAGCCAGATAACTGGTTTTCAAGGATGCGATAATTTCCTGACAGCTTATGATGAAACTAAGCGTTATAGGGTTGAAGCAAGGTTAAAAATGAAGGATTATCATTTGACACCAAATAATACAACAAGTCCCGAATATGCAAGAGTAAACTGGTCATCTTTTCCCGGTGCTTTTTCAGGGGATACTGCAATAATTAATACTTATAATCTGGTATATTCCAAGCCAATTGCAACTCTCCAAACTCAAACCCTGTTGCAGCAACAGAATTATATGAATAATGATTTGGTTTGGAATATGATTGTCAATACAATTGGTACTCAGGTATGGCAGAACGGATTAATTAACAACAGGGCAGAAAATACTTTTATTTATTTTGAATCACCTAACAATAATATTTTTATTGATTCCTTAATCTGGACTAATAATAACACACATGTTCCTGTTGTTAATTCTATTGGCGGAAATAATTTATATGGTCTGGGAACAATAGGTACACAATGGGGATGGCTTGATTCAGCGCATGTTTCGGTATATGCAAACTATGATTGTTCACATGTCGGAAACACAGATACTTTGGTTGCAATTTACGGATGGAATTGTTATGGTTACCCTGATACACTTGAAAATGCTTGTTTCCTTGACACGACATACTTGATTTTTGATATTTTACAGACAGGATACCAAGCCGATATTTCAACCAACGATACAATTAATGTTTGCGATACGGCTACCTATGATATTAAAATTACAGCAACAGGTGTAGGGACAGTCGAAAATATTCAGGTTAATATGGCTGAATCATTAAACAATGAATATAACTATGTACCGGGAAGTGCATATCTTCAATACAATGGTTCAACCGAGTTTTTGAATCCCATAAATATTCAAACGGATAGCTTGTCATGGGTACTTGATTCGGCTTCAATTTTCCATAATTTTGAAACTGATACATTGCATTTGATTTTTAACATTGTTGGTAATTGCGGATTTGGCAATAATGAAATTGGTTTTACTATTACCGCAGAAAATTATTGCAATAAACCTTTACAGACTATTCAATGGTCGGGTGTTCCTGTTGTTACAGGCTTCCCTGTTCAGGATTCTTTGTTGGTTAGTATAAATATGACCGATTCAGTTTCCGGTTGTGGTGATAGCACATTAGTCAATCTAACCATAACAAACACAGGAAACAATAATACAAGTGCTTTAAACACCTTACAGGTAATTCTTCCGAACTCATATATGTGGTCAAGCGGTGATATTCCTTCTTCTGTTGCAGGGCAAACCTATACTTATAATTTAGCAGGTAATGTAACACCTGCTGGTTCTCAAACCATTCAATTCTATATTGCCGGAAATTCAGGTGGTGGAATTTATAATATTATTGCAAATGCTTATGTAACACAGGCATTTCCTTGTAATAATGACACCTGTATTTTCACACAAAGCCAAATTGAAACAAGTGACACTGTACAATTCAATATTGTTCCGTTAAATGCTACAGTAAATATTGTGAATCCAACCTGTAATGGTTTATGTAATGGAACTGCTTCTGCTGTTTGTACAGGTATTGCACCTTTTACTTATGCGTGGAATACAGGTGCAACTACTCCTGCAATTACAGGTTTATGTACTGGCAATTATAGTTTAATTGTTACAGATGCAAACGGATGTAAGGACACAGTATTGTTTATAATTTCCAATCCTGCACCTTTTGTTGTGAATATAAATTCAAATTCAGGGAATCCATGTTCTACGGCTTGTACTGGTAGTACTACAGTTCAATTATCTGGAGGGACTGCACCTTTTATTTATAACTGGAATACAGGAGATACTACTATTTCTATTAATAATCTTTGCCCGGACACATTCTTTGTAACTGTTACAGATTTTAACGGATGTGTTGCTACTGCAAGTGTAACATTAGTTAATAATTTAATTTCACCTCCTGTTGCTTCTATCTCTATTTTGAACCCTGATACTAACTGTTTAGTTGCTGGTACTCCGGTTAACTTTACTTCACCCAATCAGGCAGGAGTAACATATTCTTGGTATTATGGTGATGGTGCTACAGGCAATGTATATAATCCTTCATATCCCTATTCGGATTACGGTTATTATTGTGTAATTCTTACAACTTCCAACCAATGTGGTGCTGCCTCTGCTCATACTACCATATTTATTCAACCTCAAAACTGCAATTGCAATACAACATATACTTTTGCAGACGGTACTGTTATCGGTTCTTTAAATAATCACTGGAACCAAGCAAATTATGGTTCAACTATTACTGTTCAGGGACTTGTAACAATTCCTTTGGGGCAAACATTAGTTATTGATGATAATGTTGTTGTACAATTTGCACCCAAAGGCAGAATAATTGTACAAAGAGGGGGCAAACTCAGAGTTCATTCCGTTACTCTTACCAGTATTAATTCATGTAGTATGTGGCAGGGAATTGAGGTATGGGGAGATGGCAACAGGGTATCAACACATCCTGTTCAGGGAAATGTGGAAATCAGATCAAGTACAATAGAAAATGCCCATTTAGCTGTTTTGCTTGGAAGAAGGAAATCAGTTAGCTGTAGTAATATAGATGACGCTAATCCATTTGATAATCATTTTAGCGGTGGTACTGTGTATTCTGTAATGTCAACTTATAAAAATGATGGAGTTGGAATTAAGTTTATTTGGAAGAGTAATCCTGATGGTGTTTTCAATAGAATAGATTCCAATACATTTATTTGTACCCCTGCTTTAGTTGATGGTAATTACCTTAATACATCTCCAAACAGGTATCCTAACAGTCAGAATCCGTGGGCTGGTCAAGCCAATGCAAATTCAAGAACTGATATTGGAATTCAGGCAAACCATATAAAATGGTTAAAAATAAAAGGTTGTGTTTTTGATAATACTGATTATGGAATTTTCACAATTGACGATCAACGTTCGGTTGTCTTAAATTGCAGATTTAAAAATCACAGGCAAGGTATGCACATTGAAAACATTATGCCTACTTTTCTTAACTCTTATGACATTTCCATGTGTACTTTCGATTATATTCCCGGTAACACTATAGGAGCACTTGGACAAAATGATGGTACAGCTCTTTACATTTCAGGCAGCAGGGGCGACAGGATACATGACGGTAACCAGTTTAATAATACTTATTCAACAACAATACCTTCTTATGGTATAAGAACTAATAACGCTTCGAGTTTTGAAATTACCAATAACATATTCTTTAAGTTAACAACAGGTGCTATTATTCAGAATTCCATTCCTTTTAATGGAAATGTTATGGCAAAAGCAAGTAGTAATGGTTCATATAGTTGGTCTGGCAACTGGTTTACCCTATGTAAAACAGGAATTACTACTAAAAACGATAATTCATACCTTTGTTTAAGATGTAATACTCATAATAATTTTACAAGTAATTTCTTAATAAACATTAATACAGAATCGGGTACACTTGCAAATCAAGGTTATAATGGATGGCAAGTATATACCAATTCAATTACTAAATCAAGATTTGGAGCAGGAAATAGATTTGTTAATTCAAATCTTAATAAATTAGGTTCTGTATTTGGGTACAATTATTATTTTCAAGATTCAACACTTTCTCCAAACTACAACCCAAAAGTGTTAGTTACTCCTATTTCTAAATACCAGATTGATACTGTTCCGTTTTATACGATTTCTCAATCTTGCCCTTTCCCAAATTTCTTACCTCCTGATATTAATCTTCCAATATCTTTAAATACACCTGTATTTCAAAGGATAGACAGTTTGAATAATGTGGCTTTAACAATAGAATCGCAGTATATTGCACTATT
This is a stretch of genomic DNA from Bacteroidia bacterium. It encodes these proteins:
- a CDS encoding PKD domain-containing protein; the protein is MKTILLTIIATIIFLNVNAVTTYTVISNADPDSYVYRYDFDDAKCDPVMYGTLQWAIRKVLDTPGECRIEFNIPGTSPVIILLNYTLPTLEKKIITIDATTQPGYSQGNPQIILDGNLKLLTGLYFNNLKNSGVKGIVFKHFVSQAVMFNYANSFNISDCYFVENGSVNSKVFPASLRIVSSTNGTVKGNYLGIDPYSGNPIGNSAYGLVLSDNSNSNTIGGINPGESNTIINNQKFGIWVTNKSWYNKISGNIIYGSDRAIILEPDGNQLKHEPIISDYNNNSYLLKGGADPYDVVEIFGSNGNQSANEYITTVQADYNGKWEVIATTNYSNYVATATDQLKNTSILSNPFHAPNALSRLINTDCDISEVLFSQVLTTEAVYRAEMYEFMITDDNSGISENIVKNTNTFSLNELIMPIQLNTAYRISVRVKIGELWGQYGEICKIKTVKSTTIQACIDEELNFTINGVHINDPIQITMTYPTGVTGLNNASIPAYPSTSILVDISNPLMPQYSFNAPDTSFTLNYHIKVGCENFSPTTQNILYSINQNGIVTTDSFSVNFPVIVFDPNASINIQYGNAHLGTAFERTFHYKNTSSYGIFSGVIEFRDTIQIPSSQTVIRVDSVWVIAPTSGTIDILKTEITDSTVIHRVKVDNIDFLDSIVFHELVFLDGCPNSYNNVTYFDAKYGCDSTKLCVQINGSYTKANFDPNDKPALSYVILTPGYQTCWSDSLERVMRIVNTGGGSAPSVYIGIINGNSLSLNITDHPLYDFEVYKIVSGNEIPIPFIATTPLFSNNQAILTTDTLFPNDTIYLRYYEKINCIDSSNYNTYFNHATRMHWEGFPYIVLNHPCYSTPYKHYPDGNGYYNATWRRNFSLNQVFNNLNGTISACDSAWFDVSSNSLQLGNQWGGFIFDGDSAEIVIELDLEPGLGLVDSSLYISSVYNNVVSNLYADSFEFLPGPNNFAGGNKIIARFSIPDTLYSEYLGHNHGFIDKPEIPDFNNFFNDFKVNFHLYSDCNFATNTPTTITEKVFFNPNKNCTNQCMIPLSKVEDDIFILCPGCLLPGWNIGEFDIKRTNFGSEDTNNNNYPDSYPLQPVDPNIAQNQHIILGDTINCHLHAVVSDGTANLAHFDCTLSIADSTDTLIFNFANIGFPFTNAQAVFKGDILDKLSFIGGDGTFNDADNGLFSFIIPALSNTIVQSGAFALDIGIPAMQSYGVPNTVDSINAGDVFDLNIKFRVVQNLVFSGGLNPLYNIKGIDAMLNMSGIPYTGIDIMPDAANYLEPDFLAMTPQERSELNYWCTGNQGNVVAIGTNFYSATAPFAWGEGHKDSTNTTVDITNYNPCYYTLGYNARTDVGRTLSTYNWEYQTPATPLEWNSFSFEIRNLWMLDSLKFSFPDIFEIDRIDIKATQLWDIDTSQNNILTNFNCFMFWNVGTFISNDDLYNYDLSGSTDAIITDSTLTIFPSAHFSQITGFQGCDNFLTAYDETKRYRVEARLKMKDYHLTPNNTTSPEYARVNWSSFPGAFSGDTAIINTYNLVYSKPIATLQTQTLLQQQNYMNNDLVWNMIVNTIGTQVWQNGLINNRAENTFIYFESPNNNIFIDSLIWTNNNTHVPVVNSIGGNNLYGLGTIGTQWGWLDSAHVSVYANYDCSHVGNTDTLVAIYGWNCYGYPDTLENACFLDTTYLIFDILQTGYQADISTNDTINVCDTATYDIKITATGVGTVENIQVNMAESLNNEYNYVPGSAYLQYNGSTEFLNPINIQTDSLSWVLDSASIFHNFETDTLHLIFNIVGNCGFGNNEIGFTITAENYCNKPLQTIQWSGVPVVTGFPVQDSLLVSINMTDSVSGCGDSTLVNLTITNTGNNNTSALNTLQVILPNSYMWSSGDIPSSVAGQTYTYNLAGNVTPAGSQTIQFYIAGNSGGGIYNIIANAYVTQAFPCNNDTCIFTQSQIETSDTVQFNIVPLNATVNIVNPTCNGLCNGTASAVCTGIAPFTYAWNTGATTPAITGLCTGNYSLIVTDANGCKDTVLFIISNPAPFVVNINSNSGNPCSTACTGSTTVQLSGGTAPFIYNWNTGDTTISINNLCPDTFFVTVTDFNGCVATASVTLVNNLISPPVASISILNPDTNCLVAGTPVNFTSPNQAGVTYSWYYGDGATGNVYNPSYPYSDYGYYCVILTTSNQCGAASAHTTIFIQPQNCNCNTTYTFADGTVIGSLNNHWNQANYGSTITVQGLVTIPLGQTLVIDDNVVVQFAPKGRIIVQRGGKLRVHSVTLTSINSCSMWQGIEVWGDGNRVSTHPVQGNVEIRSSTIENAHLAVLLGRRKSVSCSNIDDANPFDNHFSGGTVYSVMSTYKNDGVGIKFIWKSNPDGVFNRIDSNTFICTPALVDGNYLNTSPNRYPNSQNPWAGQANANSRTDIGIQANHIKWLKIKGCVFDNTDYGIFTIDDQRSVVLNCRFKNHRQGMHIENIMPTFLNSYDISMCTFDYIPGNTIGALGQNDGTALYISGSRGDRIHDGNQFNNTYSTTIPSYGIRTNNASSFEITNNIFFKLTTGAIIQNSIPFNGNVMAKASSNGSYSWSGNWFTLCKTGITTKNDNSYLCLRCNTHNNFTSNFLININTESGTLANQGYNGWQVYTNSITKSRFGAGNRFVNSNLNKLGSVFGYNYYFQDSTLSPNYNPKVLVTPISKYQIDTVPFYTISQSCPFPNFLPPDINLPISLNTPVFQRIDSLNNVALTIESQYIALLNNADKGHTYELLNAIYSNPPTGQLKNMLIADSPLSDTVLTALNIQNPLSIGNYKNVMEENLPVTKNVVSSFNSRVETLPPGIKNQLKEKQVNNPGKITLGYLETKLSQAILTKQLYFNEIISLLLDTLNNRNADAITLFEREATPAANMTLAANYISDSNYSAALSKLAMLPNDDSQIGEWKTYATFLLNHLTQGKTLEELDSNQIDYLRTLANQCPEGIATVNAKAILMYLYREEVPACPENGMRTMRVENNNIHQTNLSYLGDNYPDPFSRNTVIPYNLPEGSKGIIEIKDVTGRIILTLSLQEGENTLEIDSKGWANGIYFYGMKINNENIENKKMVKTN